A DNA window from Pogona vitticeps strain Pit_001003342236 chromosome 2, PviZW2.1, whole genome shotgun sequence contains the following coding sequences:
- the ALG5 gene encoding dolichyl-phosphate beta-glucosyltransferase, which produces MDLLWLFEGLASLAVAGLVLTVVIAHITASKLHGLHRHEDEKFFLNAEDKKESLPSLHDHPTRELSVVVPSYNEEERLPSMMNEALDYLEKRQKQDPTFTYEVIVVDDGSKDQTTKVALKYTKKYGSDKVRVLTLVKNRGKGGAVRMGVFSSRGKKILMADADGATKFEDIEKVEKGLESLQPWPEQMAIACGSRAHLEKDSIAQRSYFRTFLMYGFHFLVWFLCVKEIRDTQCGFKLLTREAASRTFSALHIERWAFDVELLYIAQCFKIPIAEVAVNWTEIEGSKLVPFWSWLQMGRDLLFIRLRYLTGAWQLGSRKIN; this is translated from the exons ATGGACCTGTTGTGGCTGTTCGAAGGACTGGCGTCGCTGGCAGTCGCCGGGCTGGTCCTG ACTGTTGTTATTGCACATATAACTGCATCAAAGTTGCATGGCCTTCATAGACATGAGGACGAAAAGTTCTTTCTGAATGCTGAAGATAAGAAAGAATCTCTACCCAGTCTTCACGATCACCCAACACGTGAGCTTTCTGTTGTTGTGCCTTCATACAACGAGGAAGAACGGT TGCCATCAATGATGAATGAAGCTTTAGACTATCTAGAGAAGAGACAG aagCAAGATCCTACGTTCACCTATGAAGTCATAGTAGTTGATGATGGCAGCAAAGATCAAACCACAAAG GTTGCACTGAAATATACTAAAAAATATGGTAGTGACAAAGTGAGAGTCCTTACTCTGGTGAAGAATCGTGGAAAGGGGGGAGCAGTCAGGATG GGTGTTTTCAGTTCACGAGGCAAAAAAATACTCATGGCAGATGCAGATGGAGCCACAAAATTTGAAGATATTGAAAAAGTAGAAAAAGGTCTTGAGAGTCTTCAGCCTTGGCCT GAGCAGATGGCCATTGCTTGTGGCTCTCgagctcacctggagaaagatTCAATAGCACAG CGGTCATACTTCCGAACATTTCTCATGTATGGATTCCACTTTCTAGTGTGGTTCCTTTGTGTTAAGGAGATCAGAGACACCCAGTGTGGTTTCAAATTATTAACCAGAGAGGCTGCTTCTCGAACTTTTTCAGCTCTTCATATAGAACGCTG GGCATTTGATGTGGAACTACTTTAtatagctcagtgctttaaaaTACCAATAGCGGAGGTTGCTGTCAACTGGACAGAAATAGAAG GTTCTAAATTGGTTCCTTTCTGGAGCTGGTTGCAGATGGGCCGGGACCTTCTCTTTATAAGACTACGCTATTTGACTGGAGCTTGGCAACTTGGATCAAGAAAAATTAACTAG